The window TTACAGAAAATCTGTATACATATATGGGGaaacatatagatatacataaatTAGAAGACTTACAAATTGCCCTTGATTTTAAACCAAGTTTCAGCACATTGTTTATGAGAAGTTCCAAGATCCCCTTTACAATTACACCCCAGCTCAATCTccccaccaccatcatcaccaccaccaccaccaccgtcgtcGTCACCGTCACTATCCACCGTCAACCCACCGTCAAAATTCAAATGACAAATTCTACAAATTTTCTTCTCCTTTTTCCTTCCAGAAAAATGCACTTTCATTTCCAGCTCACCACTTTCCAAATCAatctcatcatcataatcatcatcatcaccatcaccatcagaAGATGAAGATTCCATTCGCCGGCTGCTGCTATGGTTATATGAAAAGATCCCGGAGGACCCACATTCTGAATCTATCCGGTCATCGGAATCCGATACTCCGAAGCTACTACTTCCGTTGGtgggtggtggtagtggtggttcGGTTGTGAAGAAAGTGTGTTGTGGGTGGTGACGCCGCCGCCGTGTTGAacggtggcggcggcggcgacGGCGTGGTGGtgggtgttgttgttgttggacCACAGTGGTGTAATTGTGTGGCGTGGAcatgttttgtgtgtgtgtgaaaatatgtgtgtgttttggtgagtgtgtgttaatggaaatgggaaagaaaagaaagagtaaagAAAAGGAGACTCAGTTGTTACTACTTACTacagtttttctttcttttttcctgATATTTGTCAGATAAAGAAGACCAGTGGGTCCCTCTTgcctttttcatttttcattcaattttattattaacaaataAGAATAAGAGTAAAGCAAAATGGAAATGAAAAAAGCAAAAGCCAAAATGAAAGAGATCCGCTCACTTACTTTAGGAGTCGAAGATAAAACTATCTTCAACTTTTcatgaaaatcaaaagataacattaaaagattattattttgattttcattcaaggCTCAATGATAATTTGAAGGAATTTTCTCTCATTTATAATAAACTTGGTTTGGCCTTCGTTAAAGTAAGATTGTCTAGGTATGTGATTAATGTCGTTGaaccgatcaaaaataaaattaaataccaCTAATTAATATGGGTAAGtagagtatcgtatccacagggaatcaagggaaagtATTAAACAAATTACAAGAGTTAATTgaactagacataaacttaaaacgatttgattgattgatttgtttgattaaaactaaaattgagcataaacttaacaaaatatttcaattaataAAGTAGATAATTCTCATGCTCCCAATTATGCTTTCAAATATGTAACCTAACTTAtattcgttggaaatcacatagacataattcgttataatgtttggaatgaatgaacttaagaactaaagtaatcggttgtgatgattcacgataatgaaaacccgaggaattgacacaactagattttcaattcattaaaatagaattacaagttcatgagagattctttcaataatccatgattaacaataatttggaaccaaaagatagatgaaattcattcaaagtcataaacatgtaatcattcattcaaatccaaacaacattagatgcaaaacacaattaagaattaaacatttaatccagcatgaatatgagaaaggttgaacataaaagtcttacataattgttcacatgagaatgatcaaagaaAACCTAGTCTATACCcttcatcattgattcttcaattaaggctttgatcttcatgaaaatatgaattgatgatgaaattggggtgttgtATGTGTTAGGAAACTGCCCAGTGATGAGAAAAAATGAAGTGTTAACTTCCAAATTCGTGTATGGAAGTGTTATAAACTGAAAAGTAATTAAATCCCTAATTTTCGGATTTTTAGTGCAGCTAGGGCCATCCCAGACTCCCTCCTGGCCGTCCCAGACTGCCCTCCAGAAATGGCagttttccagatttttgcctTGACACTTCTTGACTTGATTCTTGACTTCTTAatccatttaacttcaatttgtcaccaaagacctgaaacacttaaacaaacataaaaacgccataatcgtctattaacattcacaaaacatgttaGTTTTCATATCTTAAAGTAGTACGGATTAGGCGTTTATCAGTATGGTGTCGATATCAAACTCTATTAAAACcgaatcatcaaaaatcaagtCTCAACATCATACCGAATCTATTAATTTGGCATCAAGATTTTTGGTTTTATACTAAACTAATTTTTGTATCGAAACCaaacattttttaatcttaacacCGAGGTCCGAATCCCTATGGGTACATTATTTCAGTACCggttttattttgatattttgatattattaCTCTATTTCTAGTTTAGAGGTATATAACATTGGACTAAAAAATAACAAgaaattttctttattaatccaCACACACAAAATGAGGTGGGTGGTGGGTGGGGTGGGGGGAATGAAATCTAGCATAAGAGTATTTGTTGCAATATTTAACTTACCCAACGTATTAAATTGTATTATTAAGAGGATTAAACATTTTCCTTACGCCTATTTATTATTCAGTTGTATTACTTGGTTAGGCTTCCCTACATTACCTTTTAAAATTAAGTTGACcttttgatataattttttcaaGTTAAGAATGGAAATagtaaaattagttttttttttttgggaaatgattaatcatcctaacgaaatagcctaaaaatcctcctaactattggattatgacatgtggaaaaatcagggggcaagattaggaaagataaTTAGTGGATGCTACATGTCAATCTCTTAAAgtgttaggagaatttttaagctattttgttaggaagattagtcattttccttttttttttattgaaaggtgaattttctttaagataattttattttttactattcAAATCAACAATTTTATTGATAATGGTAAGACTAGCGAGACTTTAGATTACAAGCAATAGAAACTGAACATAGAGTTACATAAGGGTTTAAAAGTTGAAATTATTCCAATGGGGCCAATCAATGTTGAGTTTGGTAGTCCTTTGTGAGTACCAGAGATAGTTGAGAGTTTTGGGTTCCTTAGCCACGAGTCTAAAGGATGGCAATTTGTTACACAATCGTTTCTTATTGTCCAAATAGTCTAACAATAAGCTAGGAGGATCACACTGATGATTTTCCTGTTGTTGGGGGCAATGAGGGGATCGTTGTGTAGTTTGAACGGATTGCTTGGCTTCGCAAGTAGGAAGTTAATTTTGAGATATATTATAATTGAGTTATTAATAAACTATCATAACTAAAAGACTtactagattataacccgcgTGAAACGCGgagaaaatttataaaaaatacatttatacgTATAAAAAGCTAGCACAATGGTATAATAAGTAtttaaaagctattaaaaatgacaaaataataaataaaataagaataataaatataaaccggttgttttttttttttttataaataaccaTAGTATAAATGTAATTTCAAAGACTAAGGTTTGACAGTGGTTTCCCATCCACCTGAcaagtgttttttagttttatgtagtatcacaaatgattatatttataaagattaaaaCGTACGCTTTTTTCCAGTGAATTGAAAGCTAAAACGGTTGAAAGCTAAAGCTTGGAGGTAGTTAACTACGTATAGTATAAAAAGCTATAAGGATTCACGGTATCCACAAAATAATTGGATACACGATTAGTAGTGGTTTTGTTGAATCTAATTTTATGaatatgatccacaagcatgTAGTCTCCTTCATTGAAGCCACAACGAAGTTATTGATTTCCCTAACGTCTCATTCATTAAAGAGGGACTCAAATGGGACATTTTTTGGGTTGTACTTATACGTCTGGTTCCAAAGTAAgacaattttaagtttttaacccCGATGTTCTAAGATTCCTTGAATGCATCGATGTCAGTCATCCTATCAAACAGAACCTATATGCcattatattgtatatagtgATATCTGATATGGAAgcaaatatgtaatttttattgtgctaatgtgtagttgatgtataatatttatacatttttcatatcacgATAATGATTGTTTGTCATAATATCTCCTATGAGCCTATTCAAATGATTCACTATAAACAATAACAACCTCTTTTTCAACCTTAATCATACATCATCAAGTATATAGTTATACTTCATAACGTAAAGTTAATTTAAACCATAACTCAATAcaaaattatttgttattaattatttgtaggGAAATCAGATtcgaaaaataaactataatggAAGATGGATCATGATATTACTTGACACAAATTAAgcaattataaatataaatgctaaTACTTAttagaaaatcaaatattagaaaagttAATCGACATAGTTTTTTGCAAAAATCATTATTTGTTAACAAATGAAgaaagcatattttttttaataatattaatccataagaagatttataagaaaaccaaatatgaaatcaaaataaaattaaaggaaAATAGATGATGATGTGAATTAAAGTGGGTACCAAAAAATTAGAcatattaatttatatgattaatggaatattaattaataatatgtattgTTGAAACATTTTATCCATAGTTGAAGAACTAAaagaatatttaattaaaagttgagtCAATGATAATGCCATCATTTTGATCGGGTGaagaaataaaacttttttttaataaatagtctaaattatttcatttttaaattaaaggttctattttagtatttataataattaaattcatAAAGATAAATCTAATGTTGATGCATTGATTAAACAAGGGATATCGTAAAAAGGAATAGCATTGAGGCTATGATTAGCAAATCCCTATAAAAATTaggataaaattaaataaatcttAGGAACGAAAAGATGGATAAATCTTAGAGTAAGAAATGGAATCGGATATAAATATGTGAATTATTTTCAAAGCTTAAGCTATAAGTTTTGAGATAactttaaatatctttattaatgAAACGAAATGATGAGAGATAGTAACACGAATTTGTTAAACCGGAATATATCCCAATTTCAAAATTGAGAAAcgaaaagaaagagagagagagagagagggaggaaCAAATAATTGAATTGAATCATCAGCGGCTTAATCTTTTTTCTCAACTTGAAAACTCCCAATCGATTAAAGGCAGGGCCGACAGGTACGGTTATTTACTTCCTACTCTCTCTGTTAGTGATAATTAGTGTAGGTTAAGTATAGTTGAACACCAGCCCTAGTTAATTAATTAGAGGATCATCAACATGAAACGGAAACTCGGAGTAGAATCAGAAGAAGCAATGCGAGATGGCATGATCCAATTATTTGTTAGGACCTtttcagcatcatcatcatccaattataataataatagttgttATTATAATAAGCATAGCAGCAGGAGCCTGGTGGTGTTTGGCAAGCCTGATGATACCATAGAATCCATCCAAGTGAAAATCGAAGCAGCGACAGGTATCCCGGTGAGTTTCCAAAGGTTAATGTATGCAGGAAAACAGCTTGGTTCTGAGCATACATTGCGTCAATCAAATATCACTAATAACGACTCCTCCTTACATTTAGTAGCCCGAACGGGGGCAAGAACCCATCATCCTCATGCCGCTCGCCTCGTCAATGATTTGCTTTCCTTTGTTTACAGGTTGCGTAGTAGTACTAGTAATAGTAACCGCCGCCACATTGATAATCTCCTCGACCTCTTGGACTCCAAGCTTAAGGAATTCTCTTACAACGCTTTTTCGTCCTACATATACCATGCTTCTGTTTATGTCAATATCTTCCGTTCTTATGGTGCCCCTGAAGCGCTTGTTCTGCTTTACATGTCTCCTCCTCACAAACGATCTGCTCTACATTCCCTTCAGTCTTTTATCATTTCCGTTTCCAATCGTTTCTATCCGGTCTTTACGCCTCTCCTCTTACACTTTTCCAAACTGCTCTTCTCTTCTGTTGCTCATGATGACCCTTTCTACTTATTCTGTCGTACTCGTCTTGGATACATGCTCACCTCTGTTTCCATCTCCTCCTCCCCCCCACGCCCATACAGTGATGATGAATATAAGCAGGTGGACGTCATTTCAGCTCATGACTTGCTTCCGTTTGTATATCAGATTGCCACTAATTTGTCACCCTCCTCAATGAATTTTGACCGTGACTTCAATGATTTTACTAACTTTGTCACCCCTATCAAGAAGTTGATCCTTCTTCGCCAGGTCCCTCCTGTTCAGACTCCCATACACTCACTACCAATGCACTACTACACTAACTTCCACCCCAACCCCCACCCTTTCTACATCCGCGACTTCCTTTTTACCATCTTTCTCGTTCTGTTTTCAGAAATGAAAGCCTGCCTCAACAAAGTGGAGGAGCATATAAAGGCCGGGAAACGCCAAGTAGACATGAATAATATTGGATGGGATCACTGTCTCTCTTttttgacccaagtgtatcacATTGCTAAAATGTATCAGGGTGCGGAGGAAACCTTTATCACGGATATGAGGCTTAATTACAAGGTTTCTTTGTGTTATCTCATAGTTAGATATGCCAAGAGAGGTGTGGATTACAATTGGATTCTTCAGCGTAAGGATCTCACTGACTTTCAGTCTAGGAGACATTTGGTTATGTTGTTACTTCCAGAGCTCAAGAATGACTACTATGACAACGTTCATGAGATGCTTATTGACAGATCACAATTGTTGGCTGAatcttttaactatattttagCAGCAAAGACTGATGCATTGCGCGGTGGCTTATTCATGGAGTTCAAAAATGAGGAAGCTACCGGCCCTGGTGTATTACGCGAATGGTTTTTATTGGTGTGCCAATCTATCTTTGATCCCCATAAAGCTCTCTTCATCCCTTGCCCCAACGATCGAAGAAGATTCTTTCCTAATCCAGGTAAATTTAGCTCTTTTCGTCTCCGGCAGATTATGGTTTTCTCCACCTGTTCTCTTTCTGTTATACTGTCATGTTTTAATATTACATGATTCGAgtaatttatcatttatttcatGTTTGCAGCATCAAAGGTGGACCCAATGCACCTTGATTATTATCAATTTGCAGGCAGGGTAATCGCCCTAGCCTTGATGCATAAAATGCAAGTTGGCATTGTATTTGACCGAACATTCTTCTTGCAATTGGCTGGAGTTGATATCTCGTTGGATGATGTAAAGGATGCAGATCCATACTTGTATAGTAGCTGCAAGCAGATATTGGATATGGATCCTTGTGCAGTGGATGAAGACACCCTTGGTCTAAGTTTCGTTTGGGAGTTTGAAGAGTTAGGGTCCATGAAACTTTTGGAGCTTCTCCCTAATGGAAAACACATTCCTGTGAATAGCAGAAATAGGAAGGAGTACATTCATCTTCTAATTAGACATCGATTTGTGACGTCTGTTACCCAGCAGGTAACTCGGTTTGCTCAAGGATTTACAGATATTGTTACAAAGGATGAAACCCGTAAATTGATTTTCAAGAGCTTAGAGGTTAGAGACCTTGACGGGATGTTGTATGGGAGTGGAAGTGATATCTCTGTCGACGATTGGAAGGCACATACAGAATATATGGGATATAAAGTTACTGATCGCCAAATAAAATGGTTCT is drawn from Erigeron canadensis isolate Cc75 chromosome 9, C_canadensis_v1, whole genome shotgun sequence and contains these coding sequences:
- the LOC122582549 gene encoding uncharacterized protein LOC122582549; translated protein: MSTPHNYTTVVQQQQHPPPRRRRRRHRSTRRRRHHPQHTFFTTEPPLPPPTNGSSSFGVSDSDDRIDSECGSSGIFSYNHSSSRRMESSSSDGDGDDDDYDDEIDLESGELEMKVHFSGRKKEKKICRICHLNFDGGLTVDSDGDDDGGGGGGDDGGGEIELGCNCKGDLGTSHKQCAETWFKIKGNLICEICGATAQNVGADQISEANNMTIEIEPADRSATAPMVVPAEQRTFWQGRRVMNILLGCMVFAFIISWLFHFNVLP
- the LOC122582753 gene encoding E3 ubiquitin-protein ligase UPL5-like, which translates into the protein MKRKLGVESEEAMRDGMIQLFVRTFSASSSSNYNNNSCYYNKHSSRSLVVFGKPDDTIESIQVKIEAATGIPVSFQRLMYAGKQLGSEHTLRQSNITNNDSSLHLVARTGARTHHPHAARLVNDLLSFVYRLRSSTSNSNRRHIDNLLDLLDSKLKEFSYNAFSSYIYHASVYVNIFRSYGAPEALVLLYMSPPHKRSALHSLQSFIISVSNRFYPVFTPLLLHFSKLLFSSVAHDDPFYLFCRTRLGYMLTSVSISSSPPRPYSDDEYKQVDVISAHDLLPFVYQIATNLSPSSMNFDRDFNDFTNFVTPIKKLILLRQVPPVQTPIHSLPMHYYTNFHPNPHPFYIRDFLFTIFLVLFSEMKACLNKVEEHIKAGKRQVDMNNIGWDHCLSFLTQVYHIAKMYQGAEETFITDMRLNYKVSLCYLIVRYAKRGVDYNWILQRKDLTDFQSRRHLVMLLLPELKNDYYDNVHEMLIDRSQLLAESFNYILAAKTDALRGGLFMEFKNEEATGPGVLREWFLLVCQSIFDPHKALFIPCPNDRRRFFPNPASKVDPMHLDYYQFAGRVIALALMHKMQVGIVFDRTFFLQLAGVDISLDDVKDADPYLYSSCKQILDMDPCAVDEDTLGLSFVWEFEELGSMKLLELLPNGKHIPVNSRNRKEYIHLLIRHRFVTSVTQQVTRFAQGFTDIVTKDETRKLIFKSLEVRDLDGMLYGSGSDISVDDWKAHTEYMGYKVTDRQIKWFWKIVGEMTAEQRKVLLFFWTSVKYLPVEGFRGLASKLYICRSIEKVNRLPSSHTCFYQICFPAYPSKAVMQRCLNTIAQEHIGCSFGTC